The following coding sequences are from one Fundidesulfovibrio magnetotacticus window:
- the recA gene encoding recombinase RecA, translating to MAKKAAASPQDARLEALTTALTTIERKYGQGSVMRLDEETHAAIPSIPTGSIGVDLALGIGGIPKGRVTEIYGPESSGKTTLALHIIAESQKRGGTAAFIDAEHALDVNYAKRLGVKTDELLISQPDFGEQALDICDLLVRSGAVDVVVIDSVAALIPQSELEGEMGETQVGSQARLMSHALRKLTGTIHKSLTSVIFINQIRMKIGQTGYGNPETTTGGHALKFYASVRMDIRKIQTLKDKEEVYGSRCRVKVVKNKVAPPFREALFDILYGTGISREGELIDMGVEMNIVDKSGAWFAYGAERLGQGRDNVREFLREHADIRKQIEDKIYEHLGLKEPEAKE from the coding sequence ATGGCCAAGAAAGCCGCCGCCTCGCCCCAGGACGCTCGCCTGGAGGCCCTGACCACCGCCCTGACCACCATCGAACGCAAATACGGCCAGGGCTCGGTCATGCGCCTGGACGAGGAAACCCACGCCGCCATCCCCTCCATCCCCACGGGCTCCATCGGGGTGGACCTGGCCCTGGGCATCGGCGGCATCCCCAAGGGCCGCGTCACCGAAATCTACGGCCCGGAATCCTCGGGCAAGACCACCCTGGCCCTGCACATCATCGCCGAGTCCCAGAAGCGCGGCGGCACGGCCGCCTTCATCGACGCCGAGCACGCCCTGGACGTGAACTACGCCAAGCGCCTGGGCGTGAAGACCGACGAACTGCTCATCTCCCAGCCCGACTTCGGCGAGCAGGCCCTGGACATCTGCGACCTGCTCGTGCGCTCCGGGGCCGTGGACGTGGTGGTCATCGACTCGGTAGCCGCGCTCATCCCCCAGTCCGAACTGGAGGGCGAGATGGGCGAGACCCAGGTGGGCTCCCAGGCCCGGCTCATGAGCCACGCCCTGCGCAAGCTCACGGGAACCATCCACAAGTCGCTCACGTCGGTGATCTTCATCAACCAGATCCGCATGAAGATCGGCCAGACCGGCTACGGCAACCCCGAGACCACCACCGGCGGCCACGCCCTGAAGTTCTACGCCTCGGTGCGCATGGACATCCGCAAGATCCAGACGCTCAAGGACAAAGAGGAAGTCTACGGCTCGCGCTGCCGCGTGAAGGTGGTGAAGAACAAGGTGGCCCCGCCCTTCCGCGAGGCCCTCTTCGACATCCTCTACGGCACGGGCATCTCCCGCGAGGGCGAGCTGATCGACATGGGCGTGGAGATGAACATCGTGGACAAGTCCGGCGCGTGGTTCGCATACGGCGCCGAGCGCCTGGGCCAGGGCCGCGACAACGTGCGCGAGTTCCTGCGCGAGCACGCCGACATCCGCAAGCAGATCGAGGACAAGATCTACGAACACCTGGGGCTCAAGGAGCCCGAGGCCAAGGAATAA
- a CDS encoding tRNA(5-methylaminomethyl-2-thiouridylate) methyltransferase, which produces MPIYDALALFSGGLDSILAARTVAAQGLKVLCLHYVSPFFGHPDRLDRWREAYGLDIEPVDVGEAYVAMLRDGPAHGVGKGLNPCVDCKILMMSHARGLLERYGAKFLISGEVKGQRPMSQRRDALDVISRDARVRDLLLRPLCALTLKPTPMEESGLVDRERLHGFNGRGRGPQLALARALGVTAIPQPAGGCLLTERESAKRYLPVLAHHQAPTAADFELANLGRQFWSGSRWMAMGRKQADNAALGALARPGDILLDVEGFPSPLGLIRELPGHAWAPAELEDAAALLASYSPKAVTSGLDVVVLATRVGEAEPQAARLTVRPARESKTGLAEPDWEAQAEAKRGLYGESREDDH; this is translated from the coding sequence ATGCCTATCTACGACGCCCTGGCCCTCTTCTCCGGAGGGCTCGACTCCATCCTGGCCGCGCGCACCGTGGCGGCCCAGGGGCTCAAGGTGCTCTGCCTGCACTACGTGAGCCCCTTCTTCGGACACCCCGACCGCCTCGACCGCTGGCGGGAGGCCTATGGCCTGGACATCGAACCCGTGGACGTGGGCGAGGCCTACGTGGCGATGCTGCGCGACGGCCCGGCCCACGGCGTTGGCAAGGGGCTCAACCCCTGCGTGGACTGCAAGATCCTTATGATGTCCCACGCCAGGGGGCTTCTGGAGCGTTACGGGGCGAAGTTCCTGATCTCCGGCGAGGTGAAGGGCCAGCGCCCCATGTCCCAGCGCCGCGACGCCCTGGACGTGATCAGCCGCGACGCGCGCGTGCGCGACCTGCTCCTGAGGCCCTTGTGCGCGCTCACCCTCAAGCCCACGCCCATGGAGGAGTCGGGCCTTGTGGACCGCGAGCGCCTGCACGGCTTCAACGGGCGGGGGCGCGGGCCGCAGCTGGCCCTGGCGCGGGCCCTGGGCGTCACGGCCATTCCCCAGCCCGCGGGGGGCTGCCTGCTCACGGAGCGCGAGTCGGCCAAGCGCTACCTGCCGGTGCTCGCGCACCATCAGGCCCCCACGGCGGCGGATTTCGAGCTGGCCAACCTGGGCCGCCAGTTCTGGAGCGGCTCCCGCTGGATGGCCATGGGCCGCAAGCAGGCCGACAACGCGGCCCTGGGCGCCCTGGCCCGCCCCGGCGACATCCTCCTGGACGTGGAGGGCTTCCCGAGCCCCCTGGGCCTGATCCGCGAGCTTCCTGGCCACGCCTGGGCCCCGGCGGAGCTGGAGGACGCGGCGGCGCTCCTGGCCTCCTATTCGCCCAAGGCCGTGACCTCGGGCCTGGACGTGGTGGTGCTGGCCACGCGCGTCGGCGAGGCGGAGCCCCAGGCAGCGCGCCTGACCGTTCGCCCGGCGCGCGAGTCGAAGACCGGGCTGGCCGAGCCGGACTGGGAGGCTCAGGCAGAGGCGAAGCGCGGACTCTACGGCGAGAGCCGCGAGGACGACCATTGA